Sequence from the Fulvivirga ligni genome:
CGCTCAGAAACCACACCACTATTATGATACATTAACCGAACACCATCCTGTGCCCTAAAATACCCTTGGTAACTTAAGGTTCCCACAGTATCTCCTTCCGCATTGAAATAAGTTGTAGTCTCAATACCAAGATTATCGATATAGCTATTGCCATTAGGATATTTAACAAGTTCCATAATTTTTTCACCCTCATGATATTTCTCCATTCTATGAATGTAAGGTGCTGAATTATCATCCAGAGCTGAGCTTACGTCTATAATAAAGTTACCTTCATGCAACTCTCCTTCCTTATATAATCCCTCCGATAGTGGCTCTCCTTCAGGATCATAGAATTCTACCTGTCCTTCCTTTCTGCCATTTTCCATATGGCCTCTTTCTTTCAGCTTGCCATTGTGATAATATTCTGAATATGCGTCATGCTTTATGCCTTGTTTTATACTATACTTGCTTTCTACGTAAGGAGTAAGGTAAGACAGGCTTGTTTTAACGCCTTGGAACGGCATTCCCATATCATAAATCAAAGTATCGACGGCGCTACCTGCCGAAGAATAGCTTATAATCATGTTTAGCCGGCCATCCTTATACAGTTCTTTCTGCCTCAATTTACCATTAGCATCATACGTCCGGCGTGACTTATGCTGGCCTTTTTGATAATAATCTTTCATATAGATACCATAAGGCTGATATCTGAATTTAGGAAAAGTACCCTCCCAGGGAATATTGCCATGATAAATGCCTTCCGCTATCAATTTTCCGCTCGTATTATAATTGTGCACCTTATACCAAGGAACCTGAGAATCAGAATGGGCAATGGCGGTAAATACCTCTTTAGCTCCCTTGTTAGGCGCCGTAAGATATTTTACACCATTTTTCATCTCACCCTTATTGAAATTAACGACTACATGTTCATTTTCATTAATCTGAAGAAATGTACCATCATATGGCTTTATACCTCTATAGTTACCATTACCAAGCTTGGTGCCGGCCTCGCTATACCAGGTAGACTGGGTTAGTAATCCGTTTATGTATTCAGAGATTTCCTGTAGTTTGCCATTCTCATAATATCGCCTCACCTTTCCGTGATAAATTATCACCCCTTCAGAACTAGAGGTCCCGTCAGTTTTGAGCTGACCACTGACATAATAGGTTTTTACCCTCCACAATTCTCCTTCCTGCACCGGTGCAGTGATATAGTAAGTGGCATTTATTTTTGATTCCACGAACTTATAGCCGTCATTCATATAAACAGTGTCTGACTGCGCAAAAAGCTGCGGTAATACTTGAATAATGAAGGTAAACGTAAAGATGAATCGAAGTGACATGTTCCTTTTAAAATTTAAGGGCGCAAATCAAATATATTTTGCTGTGATAAAAGTTATCTGGAAGCAACTAATTCACAATCAATCATCTAACTCCCTATAATACTTCTTTTTCTCCTTGCTGTATTGCTGAGGAGTCATATTCAGGTAGCTGGCAATGTATTTATCAGGAGTATCAGCCAGAATGTAGTTAGCTCTGTCTACATTTTGCATAAACAGATAAAATCTTTTACCAGGCTGCCTATGCTGTAGAAGAAACATGCGGTTTTCACGGTCTAGCAAAATAGCCTCATGCAGCTTGAACATGATATAACAAAACTCATGATGTGTTTGCACCAGCATCTCCATATCCGACTTTAAAATATAGAGCACCTCGACGGGTGTAATGGCCTCGTGTGTTTCTTTAGATGGAGTATTTTCCAGGTAACTTTTCAAACTATTAAAGGCGAGTCCGGCCGGTGTAATATTGAGCGTAATGGGCACTTCCTCATCAAAAACGCACTGAATAACCACACCTTTGATCACAAAATTGGATCTTGTTTCTACCTGCCCGGCGCTAAGAATAGCATCGCCTTTTGCATAAATTTTCTTTTTAACGTACTGGCTCACTTCGCTGAAAACATCATCAGAAAGTGGACCTACAGATCTGAAAAAAGCCTTGAGTTGTAATAATTCCGAAGATATAGAATCAATCATTTTGCCCTGGGTAAACCGTTTTATTAGGCGGACAAAATTATATACTTCCTGAATAATTCAAATTGGAAAATAGAATTTTTATTAAGTGTTATGACATTGAAATGCGGATCAATTGATTCACTACCAGACCAGCTACCCCCCTCATCTTTAAATAGCTCATGTCCCATGCCGGCCATGAAAAAACTCTCTAACTTCATAGCGTTAAGCCATTGATCAGTGGGCTTAAAGGGATCAGCCTGACCATAGTAAAGTGTCACTTCGCCCGCCGGACGCAATTTCTCATAACGAAGGCGAGTAGATGATACGCACACCAGCCTGTCCACATTTCCTCTTGCCAAGTCATATTTCCAAGCTATAGTACCTCCCACACTAAAGGCTAATATTCGGACCGTTTTAGTTTCTTTATTTCCAAAATATTTAACTTCACCTATGGATAAATTGATTCAGTTTTTATCAGCTTACGGAGAATTAGCGCCTGAAGACATATCGTTGATAAAGCGTGAGGTCAAAGAGGTAAGCGCCCCAAAAGGCACCAGGTTGGCCAGCGCCACAGAATTTTTGCAGGAGATCTATTTCCTTGAAAGAGGGATTACCCGGGTCTTTTATTTTACGGATAAAGGTGATGAAGTAACCAAATATTTCATTGATGAAGAGCACTTTAGCAGTGATGGGCATAGCTTTTTGCATCAGCTGCCTCTTACCTCTTATGTAGAAACCGTCACCGATTGTGACCTTATAAAAATCTCAAGAGAATCCTTTGATCTCTTCACTGAACAGATAGCAGGCTGGAGTGAGATCTATCTAAAAATACTCAACCAGGGACTTCATGATAAGATTAACCGAATTAGCCCGATGATGGCAGAGACAGCTACAGAACGATATGAGAAGTTTATGCAGCGCTTTCCTCATTTGCTCAACCAGATTCCGCTTAACTTACTAGCCTCTTATCTGGGCATTACTAAATCATCATTAAGCAGAATAAGAAAAAACATTGTCTAACACGGTTTAGTTGTCATATGGCAACAGGTTTTTATTTCCTACAGTTCAACTTTGCTTCAGTAAAATTTAAAACATGATGAACATTAAAAAAGACATAACTATCGGTGCTAACACTAAAAATCCATGGACAGTAAAACGATTTGGATATGGCACCATGCGCCTCACCGGAGATATGATTTGGGGTGAACCCAAGAACCGCCCGGAAGCTCTGGAAATTTTAAAAACGGCAGTGGATAAAGGAATTCAGTTTATTGATACGGCAGACTATTACGGACAGGATGTGACCAACCGACTCATAGCCGAAGCGCTACATCCTTACGGTGATGATTTGCTGATCTGCACAAAAGTGGGTGCCACCAGAGGTAATGATAAAAGCTGGAAGGTTTATGACACACCTGAAAACCTGAGAACCAGCATTGAAAATAACCTAAGAACCTTAAAAATTGATCAGGTTTCACTGGTACATCTACGCATGATGCCTGGCTCAGCTACTGCTTTTGAAGATTCTCTGGAGGCTATGTTTAAGATGCAGCAAGAAGGGAAAATTTTGCATGTCGGTTTAAGCAATGTGACTCCGGAAGAGCTAAACAAAGGCATAGAAATGGGCAACATCGCCAGTGTAGAAAATGCTTTTGGCTACGGCCAAAGAACAAGTTTCGAAATGCACGGCATGAAGGTAAGAGGTATGCAGGAAGTGATGGATATCTGTCTGGAACAAGAAATTGTAATGGTCCCCTTCTGGTCTTTACAGAATGCCTCTGCAGCCGACAATAGCAAAATAGAGGAAGTTGCAAAGAAATATAATGCTTCTGTACAACAGATTAACCTGGCCTGGACACTGCATCTCAATGATCTGATGCTACCCATACCAGGCACCTCACAGCTCATACACTTTGAAGAAAACTTAAAAGCCTTTGATATCTCTCTTACTGAAGAGGATATGGAATTATTAGGATAATATACATTAGAGGCTGCATCTGATGATGCAGCCTCTAATGTTTTTTTTCAGATATGAAGAACTGAATACTTCTCCTATCACAAAAACCGCCTTATTCCTTAACGGTCATACATTTTAATAATTGATGGCTTTAAATTTTCCGGTTCGCCTATCTTAAAATCATAAGATAGTTGCTCTGCTAACATTTTAAGCTGGTTCTCAGAGCATTGAATCTCACCTTCGAACCAATTATCCCAGGCCATCAGGATTTTTTCTTTATTCTTTTCCAACCTGATGAAGTCAAAATCTATTCCAGCATCAAAATTCTCATATTTGTAAGTGAGCCGCCATCCATTATTCTGAAGCCATTCTATAACTTCATTCCACTTTTCAGTAGCGATATTGACAGCGATCACTAACATATACTTTAATTACTTTCCCCTGAGGCGGGTTCCCAAAGTTCAATTTTGTTACCTTCCTCATCCATGATATGCACAAACTTACCATAGTCATAACTTTCAATATCATCCAGTACAGTAACGCCATTTTCCTTTAGCTGAGCGACTAAGCCTTCAATGTTTTGCACGGTATAGTTGATCATAAATTCCTTTTCAGAGGGAGAAAAATACTTACTACCCTTTTTAAAAGGGCTCCACTGCAAGGAATTGACCTCCTCAGGATTATCCATTTTTCTTGATTCGAAAGTAGCCCCGTATTCATTAGTATCTATGCCCAAATTTTTACGGTACCAATCTTTGAGCTGATCCGGATTCTCGGAGAAGAAAAATACACCGCCAACACCTGTTACTTTTGGTGTTTGATCGTCATTAGCTTGTTCTTTCATGTCGTTAGGTTTCTTAGATGAAGAGTTGCAGCCTGATAGCACCAATAATATTAAAATGACTGCCAGGGAATTGTTGATTTTAAAGAGTGTGAGCCATCTCATCATGTTGTCTATCAATTTAATAATAAATATAATTAACTCTTTATCAGTTACAACATTGCTTTCATAGATTCACCCTTCGAAAAGCCTTCTCAACTAATAAAGGCTAACATTTTATCCTGCGCTTCTGCCCCATGCATCCATTCTACACCTTCCATGGACTCCACAGCTTCCGCGGCAGCCCTGATTCTCATTCTATGCTCATATGTTTCTATGGCCGTTTTTAAATCTGTGAAATCTTCATTGGTTAGGCATTCGCACAGTTCCAGCGCATCCAGCATGGCCAGATTCACCCCTTCCCCTGATGGTGGCATAATGTGGGCTGCATCTCCCAACAAAGTGAGATCAGGCTGAGCCTCCCATGATTGATCTACCGGAATACAATATTGAGGCCTTACCAACAAGGGAAGAGTAGTATTTTCAAATAGCTCAAACCATAACTTACTCCAGCCATTGAAGTTTTCCTGACACCAATTCAAAAACTGTGATCTATCAGAAAAGTCAGCACCACTTTCTTTGACCGAATTTTCAGGCACTTTGGCACTGATATAGAAATCAATACTGCCATCACCTTTAGAGGATATATGAAAGTATTTTCCATCAGCATGAACATATATTTTACCTCCTTTTAGCATATCATAAACACCAGGAGCCCTAACCTCAGCTTCTTCCACATTACCCTGAAATATGGTTGTGCTCGCATAGTATGGAGTGGCATCCGTTACTATCGGTCTTATTTTAGAATTACCGCCATCGGCTCCAATAATAATATCGGCAAACACCGTAGACCCATTTTTAAAAACAAGCTGCCAACCCTCTTCCACTCTATCAGCCGAGACTATGTGACTATCCCAGATAACGGTATCTGGCAAAAGCGAATCCAGTAAAAGATCCCGAAGATCAGATCGGTCTATTTCAGGCCTCCACTCTTGTTCATCTGTTCTTTCTGGTTTATTATGTTCATCATAAAGAATATTTCCATGCTTATCTATAATTCGCCCTTTATCTGCCCCTGGTCTGTATAATTTTTTAAACTGATCCATAAGGCCAGCCTTCTCCACTGCCAACAACCCTGATCCAGCGTGTAGGTCTAGCGTTGCTCCCTGAAGGCGAGCTTCACGACTAAAATCTCTTTCATACACCTTTACATCTACTCCTTTAAGTTGTAAAAATCTCGCCAGGGTTAGTCCTCCCGGGCCACCACCAACGATGGCTATTTGCTTATTATCTACCAACATAACTCTGCATCTTTTAAATTAATAATGATGCAAAGCTGGCTGATTAGAGTAGCGGAAAATAGTAAAAATCAGACGTTATCAGGTTTTTGATTTTGAAGTATGGTGAGATAAGAGAAGCGATTATCCTCGTTTTTGCTGAGCGCCTTTGGAGTAACGCCAGCGTACTTTTTCACACTCTTAATGAAGTGATTCTGATCAGTGAAATTTTGCTCAGGAAACAGCTTTCCTTCACTAATATGCTTAAGCGATGCCCGAAAGCGGATGATGTTACAATAGGCCTTTAATGAAAGTCCAAATTGCTGATTAAAATATCGGTTAATTTGTCTATCACTCCAAAAAACCTTCTCAGAGAGCTCTTTTACACTCATTTCTCCCTGACTGTCGAATATCAAATCAAACAGTTTTTGCTTGCGAGAGTCAATCTCCCGAGGCAATCGTTCCTGAATAGTTTTAGTTACCAGCGTACAAAAAGCATCAAAGTCATCCAAATCAGCAGCCTTAATTGGCCAAAAGTCGGGAGGCAGTATGTTGCCTGTATCTAAAATGTCAGACACAGATACGTTTAAAATATATTCCATGGCCAATGGCTTAAAGCTAATAGCAAAATGGGTATCACTCACTGTATCAGGCACTTTTGAAGATTTTGTTTCAACCCCCATCAATGCGACCCAGAAAGCACCTTCCTTAGATTTGGTAAATATCAGATCAATCGTACCATTAGGTATCGAAACAGCAGCATTATGACTTGACGGCTTGAGATACCAGAAGCTGTCTACATACTGACTGATGGCCAGATCCGCTTTCACATATTTATAGTCTTTCTGCTGCATTTGTTTCTTTCTGGCATCCCTAATGATCCGTTATTGCCTTAATTTATCGTTCAACACTTCTTCAACCTTAAAACCACCGAGTTTTCTTCCTCCTTCGAATAATTGTATTATGTCTTTCTCATTCACGGTAATTTGGAAATGAGGGTGGTCCAAAAATTTAAATCTGAAATAAGCCTTGCAACTTTCTCCTGGAAATAAATAATCTCTTCCTATGAGCTGTAGTAAACAAGAGTCTTGTCTCACCTCTGGATTAATGCCTCCTTGTCCCCAGTATTCAGCATGTATTGGTCCTATGCGGCCGCTGATAGTTTCTGAACAAAGTATAACTACTCCCTTTAAATCAAATGACGAATCTTGCATCACACCAATGCTTCTCAAGGTAGATTAAACCCGACTGAGAATCGTATATCTTGAGAAGAGATCCTTCCACGGTCTGAGATATTTCATATTGCCCAATACTTTAAAACATCCTCAACTCTTTTCCCCAGTATTCCATCAAAGAATTACCATATACAATGACATCATCACCTTGATGAATGGAGATTACAGGTGACAGGTTTTTATCACCAAAAACAACTAATGCTCTGTGTTCATAAAGAGGTACACTACCCATCACATCTGAAGTCTCAAACCCTGACAAATGAAGTGCTTCCAAAACAAATTCCATATTCATCTCTATCTCATTTCTAAGATGCGCCGTTAATTCAAAATCCTCAGGATACCTGTAAATTCTTCTTTGATACTCATATTCTGTATGATATTCGGGATTTATCGCAATTTGCTCTTTATCTACACCATTTATAACCTCCAACATCCGCCTGTAATCTAGCGGAAATGTAAAGCCAAATTGCTTTTCTAGCTCATCTATTTGGTATTTCTGCAAACCAGGGTTCCATCTGGTGCCTGCCTGAATCTGAAATCCCCAAACACTTTCAAGCTTCAATTTATTAAATTTTTGCTCTGACTTAAGTTTAAATTCTTCCCAGTTCATGAAATAGATTTACTACCATAATTAATAACTCCCAAATTACGAAATTATGGTATACTGCACGAAAAACTTAGCTCAATACTCCCCCTTACTACAAGTCTTATAACTATGGCTCCAACTGTAATATTCCTGATAGCTTGTGGTGAAAGTAGACAGCCGCCATTTAGAATAGCCGTGTAGTGGGTCAGCTATAAGTAAATGATCATTTTCTATTCCATAGATTACCACCACATGCCAGCCCACGAAATATTTCATACAGGCTATAATGGGCTGCTTATGGTGAAGTTCCAGATCTATTTGCTCCTTGGATAATGGAGTGGTGAGGATTTGTTTTAAATGCCCATAAGTCATAAGGGCTTTATCCATAGCGCAGAACTGATCATAATGCTCACCCATGATACTTCTGGCAAAAGCTATCTGATCCTGAATACTCTGGTGACCGTAATATTTTGCAATAGCCACTGAAACGGCTGCCCAGCACATGCGCTCCCCTTTTTGCAATTCAAGCTGAAATGGCAGCCTAATTTTCTCAGCTATCATAACAGAATACTTATCAAGCGCTTTTCCTCCATATTTCTCAGTGTTATTAATAGGTCATCTGCATGATTATAATCCTCATAAACATCCGCCACAGAATCATACTTATGAAGCTTTTCAAGGATACTCTTCTCTACAGTATTAAGCAAAAGCGGGGCTCTATACCTCTTAAAATGAATACACATCTGCCCACCTTGACGACTGATAAAGTCAATAGCCCCACAGAGTTTTACTTTTGATGACATGAAGAAATCATGTCGTTCCTTTTTATCGAAAGCATATTTTTTGTCACTAAAAATCACTTTGCTCACTTTATGCCTTATACAAGATGAAATTACTTCAAGGGTGGACACTGGCAGTTCATTACTATACTGTGTATCAGTGTAAATGGTGTTATAATCTTGCAAACTAGGCAACAGGGCACAAAGCACTTGATAAGTGAGATTTTTCAATTCATCATATGACTTAGCCTTATAAACACTTTTATTATTGGAAGCAGATGCCAGCACACATAAACCGGAAGTACCAACAGCTATTTCAGCTCTTTCATCATTTGTGTCTATCCTCATGAAGCTAATTTCTGAATGCGACACTTCTTTCAAATTCATCTTAGACTCCGCTACGGCTTGTGATAAAGACTCTTTTAATCGCATTGAGATGTCCTCTACCTTTCCTGATTCCGAGCTGAGCCCTTTTCCCAATATAGCCTGTGCTACCCTCGGAGCCAGAGCCTCTGGCACCTCATTACTCAGCCAGTGCAAGCAAGTTCTCAGCCAATAGAGCAACGCCAATTGATGGTGCCCTTCCATAGATTCCAGCTGGGCAAAACATAAGTTAAAATAAAGAAGATCGCTTTCATTTTTCAGGCTATGGTTTATAAGAAAAGCCTTTAAATAATAATTTCTGGCCGACTTATAATCTTTGATCTTCTTGTACAGCCTGGCCTGATTGATGGCATTGATATAACCAATATGCCAATCCATCTTATCCTGATTCAGAAGCCGTTTTTCAATCTCTTTTTCAAATTCGAAGGCGGCTTCTGTATCGCCAATTTTCAGTTTATTCAGCGCTGAAATATTGAGTAAGTAGAGGTAGATTCTCGGAAAATTTTCCTGCGAAATAAGCTTCCTTGCTTTTTCAAAATACGGCTCAGCTTCTTTAGCCCGGTTAGACATTACCAATCCCCAGGCTTTACTCTGGCATAAAGAAGCCATAAAATCTGCGGGCAATCCTTCTTGTGGCACCTCCTCAGCAGCGGCATCAGCAAAATGCATAAGTGCTATCCTAATGTTCTGAATCTGGGATACTACTGAGGCTCGAATAATTGGGTCTGCAATGCTTCTTCTTACTGACTCCAAAATACGTAATGCTATGGAATAACCTCCTTCAGAAAAGCGCTTAGATGCCTGCCATTGAAAGAATTCTACATCATGAATGAGACTAGGCGCCGCTAACTCAAAGTATAGCAAGAGGTAATCATGGTTAGAATGCTGCTTCAGCACATGAATGTAATAAGAAATATTAAAGGGCCTTACCATCCTTGCCGTGGGTGATATGACTACATCTTTATTATTTAGGAGCAGGCTATTAGCTGGTATTAATGCCGAAAATGCAGCAACCAGTGATTCAGGAACTAAACCAGGAATGGGGAAGTAAGG
This genomic interval carries:
- a CDS encoding toxin-antitoxin system YwqK family antitoxin, with amino-acid sequence MSLRFIFTFTFIIQVLPQLFAQSDTVYMNDGYKFVESKINATYYITAPVQEGELWRVKTYYVSGQLKTDGTSSSEGVIIYHGKVRRYYENGKLQEISEYINGLLTQSTWYSEAGTKLGNGNYRGIKPYDGTFLQINENEHVVVNFNKGEMKNGVKYLTAPNKGAKEVFTAIAHSDSQVPWYKVHNYNTSGKLIAEGIYHGNIPWEGTFPKFRYQPYGIYMKDYYQKGQHKSRRTYDANGKLRQKELYKDGRLNMIISYSSAGSAVDTLIYDMGMPFQGVKTSLSYLTPYVESKYSIKQGIKHDAYSEYYHNGKLKERGHMENGRKEGQVEFYDPEGEPLSEGLYKEGELHEGNFIIDVSSALDDNSAPYIHRMEKYHEGEKIMELVKYPNGNSYIDNLGIETTTYFNAEGDTVGTLSYQGYFRAQDGVRLMYHNSGVVSERITYENAHDVQHEKFNESGILIETTTKAENGDRLSTTQYYSNGALKSQAIYENGYDKANVTYYDINGDEIAHFFQGLGANDGVEVLFVGDRIYRMVYYKGGSKERQKEFGLNGAILYDKPDNGKASFYNYWGQLIGEGVFKNGQAFEGDFYAYNKGEIYGFAQYHEGKRHGLATELERKSKEIDLIPVSESHYQADKLHGLYQKYYLGVLIQQVNYSDGLKDGEATFYDKDGILRSKGVYEKDLEFNGTFYYYNNMGHILSKKTYANGSLTSEVKYGFNGQEIKE
- a CDS encoding SMI1/KNR4 family protein, producing MNWEEFKLKSEQKFNKLKLESVWGFQIQAGTRWNPGLQKYQIDELEKQFGFTFPLDYRRMLEVINGVDKEQIAINPEYHTEYEYQRRIYRYPEDFELTAHLRNEIEMNMEFVLEALHLSGFETSDVMGSVPLYEHRALVVFGDKNLSPVISIHQGDDVIVYGNSLMEYWGKELRMF
- a CDS encoding aldo/keto reductase, whose translation is MMNIKKDITIGANTKNPWTVKRFGYGTMRLTGDMIWGEPKNRPEALEILKTAVDKGIQFIDTADYYGQDVTNRLIAEALHPYGDDLLICTKVGATRGNDKSWKVYDTPENLRTSIENNLRTLKIDQVSLVHLRMMPGSATAFEDSLEAMFKMQQEGKILHVGLSNVTPEELNKGIEMGNIASVENAFGYGQRTSFEMHGMKVRGMQEVMDICLEQEIVMVPFWSLQNASAADNSKIEEVAKKYNASVQQINLAWTLHLNDLMLPIPGTSQLIHFEENLKAFDISLTEEDMELLG
- a CDS encoding FAD-dependent oxidoreductase, with translation MLVDNKQIAIVGGGPGGLTLARFLQLKGVDVKVYERDFSREARLQGATLDLHAGSGLLAVEKAGLMDQFKKLYRPGADKGRIIDKHGNILYDEHNKPERTDEQEWRPEIDRSDLRDLLLDSLLPDTVIWDSHIVSADRVEEGWQLVFKNGSTVFADIIIGADGGNSKIRPIVTDATPYYASTTIFQGNVEEAEVRAPGVYDMLKGGKIYVHADGKYFHISSKGDGSIDFYISAKVPENSVKESGADFSDRSQFLNWCQENFNGWSKLWFELFENTTLPLLVRPQYCIPVDQSWEAQPDLTLLGDAAHIMPPSGEGVNLAMLDALELCECLTNEDFTDLKTAIETYEHRMRIRAAAEAVESMEGVEWMHGAEAQDKMLAFIS
- a CDS encoding helix-turn-helix domain-containing protein; translation: MQQKDYKYVKADLAISQYVDSFWYLKPSSHNAAVSIPNGTIDLIFTKSKEGAFWVALMGVETKSSKVPDTVSDTHFAISFKPLAMEYILNVSVSDILDTGNILPPDFWPIKAADLDDFDAFCTLVTKTIQERLPREIDSRKQKLFDLIFDSQGEMSVKELSEKVFWSDRQINRYFNQQFGLSLKAYCNIIRFRASLKHISEGKLFPEQNFTDQNHFIKSVKKYAGVTPKALSKNEDNRFSYLTILQNQKPDNV
- a CDS encoding Crp/Fnr family transcriptional regulator produces the protein MDKLIQFLSAYGELAPEDISLIKREVKEVSAPKGTRLASATEFLQEIYFLERGITRVFYFTDKGDEVTKYFIDEEHFSSDGHSFLHQLPLTSYVETVTDCDLIKISRESFDLFTEQIAGWSEIYLKILNQGLHDKINRISPMMAETATERYEKFMQRFPHLLNQIPLNLLASYLGITKSSLSRIRKNIV
- a CDS encoding VOC family protein, giving the protein MMRWLTLFKINNSLAVILILLVLSGCNSSSKKPNDMKEQANDDQTPKVTGVGGVFFFSENPDQLKDWYRKNLGIDTNEYGATFESRKMDNPEEVNSLQWSPFKKGSKYFSPSEKEFMINYTVQNIEGLVAQLKENGVTVLDDIESYDYGKFVHIMDEEGNKIELWEPASGESN
- a CDS encoding Crp/Fnr family transcriptional regulator; its protein translation is MIDSISSELLQLKAFFRSVGPLSDDVFSEVSQYVKKKIYAKGDAILSAGQVETRSNFVIKGVVIQCVFDEEVPITLNITPAGLAFNSLKSYLENTPSKETHEAITPVEVLYILKSDMEMLVQTHHEFCYIMFKLHEAILLDRENRMFLLQHRQPGKRFYLFMQNVDRANYILADTPDKYIASYLNMTPQQYSKEKKKYYRELDD
- a CDS encoding papain-like cysteine protease family protein, with protein sequence MIAEKIRLPFQLELQKGERMCWAAVSVAIAKYYGHQSIQDQIAFARSIMGEHYDQFCAMDKALMTYGHLKQILTTPLSKEQIDLELHHKQPIIACMKYFVGWHVVVIYGIENDHLLIADPLHGYSKWRLSTFTTSYQEYYSWSHSYKTCSKGEY